The Nocardia sp. NBC_01503 sequence CGACCGACTACACCGCACTGCTGAACGAGATCGACGCGGGCTTCGCGAACCTCGGCGTACCCGGCGGCCTGGACATCCTGGTCAACAACGCGGGCATCTCCTCGGTAACGGGCGTGGACGCCATGACGCCCGAGGAGTTCGATCTCCTGTTCGCCACCAATGTCCGCGCTCCCTTCTTTCTGGTCCAAGGGTTGCTGGATCGTTTGCGCGAGGGTGGCCGAGTGGTCAATGTGTCCTCGGTCCTGACCCGGGTGGCGATCCCGGATGCGCTGGCGTACACCATGACCAAGGGCGCGATCGATTCGTTCACCCGGGTACTCGCGCACCAGCTCGGCCCGCGCGGCATCACCGTCAATGCCGTCTCCCCCGGCTTCACTCTCACCGATATGAACGCCGCACTCATCGACAATCCCGATGGACAGCGTGAAGCCTCGGCCAATGTGGCGCTCGGCCGCCTCGGCCGCCCCGCCGATGTCGCCGACGTCGTGGCCTTCCTGGCCGGAGACGATGCCCGCTGGGTCACCGGACAAACCATCGACGCCAGCGGCGGCACCGCCCTCTGAAACGCACTTCGGGATCCGCACCGACCGGTGCGGATCCCGAAGCAGGCTCGATGAGAACACGCTCGACATCTCCGAAGCCGAGAAGTCAGGAATGTGTCTCCGCGGGCACAACAGTGGTGGCTTGCTTGGCCGACAGGCGTTTGTCGATCCAGGCAGCACCGGCCGCGAGCGCGACGAACAGCAACCCGATCCACAGGCCGTTGATGAGTACGCGCAGGTATCCCAGGGCGTGCACGTCCGCGAACGGGTAGGGGTACCAGTCCGAGGCCAGCGGGCCGCGGATGACGGTGAAGATCATGTAGGCGAGCGGGAACAGAACCGTCAGCTTCACGATCCGCGCCGAGGTCAGCCCCCGTGGCCCGAACGCGAGCCAGCCCACGACGGTCATGACCGGCACCACCGTGTGCAAGAGTTGATCGGCGGCCAGCGCCCAACTGTCCAACCGGAACAGATTGCTGAGCGCGACGTGGTAAACCAGCCCGGTGACCGTGATCGCCACGAGCCCGATCAGCCGGAACACCGCGAACACCGTCGAGGACCGATTCCGATCGAGCGCGAGCAGCAAACTCGTCACGCCCACGATCAGATTCGACTGCACGGTGAAGAACGCGAAGACGTTCAGCGCTCGCGCAATTGGGCTACCACCGAACTTCTGGAACAACTCGCCCGTCTCGGCGATCATCGGCATGTGGTTCTGCCAAGCCAGCACCACCTGCATGACCACGCCCACAACAACACACGCGGCAGTCACCACGAACCAGGCACGCGCCCATTTCACATCCATGGGCCGAACCCTATCCGCTGAGCATCCACGCACACGCCCCATCGCCTGCCGGCAGCTGAACGGCGCGGCGACTACGGGCAGTCGGTGGCGCAGACTCGAATTATTGAACTTGGCCACCGGATTCGACGCGCAGGCATGCATCGACGGATGTAGGCGACCGGACGAGACATGATCCCCCGAACACGTTTGGACCTCACGCAGCAGCGCGCCGACGGCCCGAGCGGTATCCCGAACTATTGGACAATCAACGCCGCCGCAACTTCGTTGCCGGTGAAGGTTCCCCGCCTCAGCGGATACGAGCACTTCGACCCCACCGACTCAACCGTGACCCTCGACGGCACATCGTTGCCGGTGTTCAGATGGGCGTACCGCACCCGCATCGCCGAATAGTACTGACAGGCCCAGGATTACAGACGCGGCTATGCCTGAAAGGTCTGCCCCCTGCGTGTCATCGACACGCGTATTCGAGCATTCGGTGTCACATCGCCTGCGGGAATCGTTCAGCACGACTATTCAGTAAGGCAA is a genomic window containing:
- a CDS encoding SDR family NAD(P)-dependent oxidoreductase; the protein is MSEAKKLTGKTALVTGASRGIGRATAERLARDGATVAVHFGRNDTAAKEVVAGIHAAGGQAFAVGGDLSSTDYTALLNEIDAGFANLGVPGGLDILVNNAGISSVTGVDAMTPEEFDLLFATNVRAPFFLVQGLLDRLREGGRVVNVSSVLTRVAIPDALAYTMTKGAIDSFTRVLAHQLGPRGITVNAVSPGFTLTDMNAALIDNPDGQREASANVALGRLGRPADVADVVAFLAGDDARWVTGQTIDASGGTAL
- a CDS encoding Pr6Pr family membrane protein — its product is MDVKWARAWFVVTAACVVVGVVMQVVLAWQNHMPMIAETGELFQKFGGSPIARALNVFAFFTVQSNLIVGVTSLLLALDRNRSSTVFAVFRLIGLVAITVTGLVYHVALSNLFRLDSWALAADQLLHTVVPVMTVVGWLAFGPRGLTSARIVKLTVLFPLAYMIFTVIRGPLASDWYPYPFADVHALGYLRVLINGLWIGLLFVALAAGAAWIDKRLSAKQATTVVPAETHS
- a CDS encoding DUF5988 family protein: MIPRTRLDLTQQRADGPSGIPNYWTINAAATSLPVKVPRLSGYEHFDPTDSTVTLDGTSLPVFRWAYRTRIAE